From a single Leptospira levettii genomic region:
- the metG gene encoding methionine--tRNA ligase — translation MSKHILVTSALPYANGSIHLGHILEAVQTDIWVRFQKLIGNECYFFCADDTHGTPIMIAAKKAGKTPESMIEEVQKEHYKDLTSFGVEYDNYYTTNSEENRKFSESIYLTLKKNGHIVARNIEQSYCEHDKMFLPDRFIKGTCPKCGSKDQYGDSCEVCGTSYSPKDLKDSYCSICGTTPVLKESKHLFFKLQDFQNQLKTWMEEGNRLNEGAQKKLQEWFTSGLQEWDISRDGPYFGFAIPEEENKYFYVWLDAPIGYMASSLNHLKDEKKFNEFWKDGKGEIVHFIGKDILYFHGLFWPAMLMGSGYKAPNQLNVHGFLTVNGEKMSKSRGTFINASTFAKHLDIEHFRFYMACRLGSGMEDVDISFDDFVSRVNSDLIGNLVNLVSRVSTSILDKMDRKLGSLSVEGKSLVSELLSKETEIRDAYESRNYSKVMREITGLGDKVNKYVNDYAPWNLIKTDVEKAREVVTTSLNCAKILFTYLAPVTPKIALAIKELFQVPDLNFLNLSETIENKTLGPYQMLSKRVEEKNISLMISETKEAFEKSNPSPSKLEPNKSNTNETKVNTVSEDGFITIDELSKVELRVGLIKEANPVDGADKLLFVKVDLGEKGIKNVFAGIKASYTAEELVGKKVVVVANLKPRQMKFGLSEAMLLASGKEKTLSLFVPDRDANPGDLLK, via the coding sequence ATGTCGAAACACATTTTAGTTACAAGTGCTTTGCCTTATGCAAACGGCTCTATCCACCTAGGTCATATATTAGAAGCAGTCCAAACAGACATTTGGGTGCGATTCCAAAAGTTGATTGGAAATGAATGTTATTTTTTCTGCGCAGATGATACACATGGAACTCCCATCATGATTGCTGCTAAAAAAGCAGGAAAAACCCCTGAGTCCATGATTGAAGAAGTACAGAAGGAACACTATAAAGATCTCACTTCCTTTGGGGTAGAGTATGATAATTATTACACTACCAATTCTGAGGAAAACCGAAAGTTCTCAGAATCGATTTATTTAACCCTCAAAAAAAATGGACATATTGTTGCTAGGAACATCGAACAGTCGTATTGCGAACATGACAAAATGTTTTTACCAGACCGTTTCATAAAAGGGACTTGTCCAAAATGTGGGTCAAAAGACCAATATGGGGATTCTTGTGAAGTTTGTGGAACCAGTTACTCACCAAAAGACTTAAAAGATTCCTATTGTTCCATTTGTGGAACCACTCCCGTCTTAAAAGAATCAAAACATTTGTTTTTTAAATTACAAGACTTCCAAAACCAATTAAAAACTTGGATGGAAGAAGGGAACCGTTTGAACGAAGGTGCCCAAAAGAAATTACAAGAATGGTTTACATCTGGGTTACAAGAGTGGGATATCAGCCGTGATGGTCCTTACTTTGGTTTTGCGATCCCAGAAGAAGAAAACAAATACTTTTATGTTTGGTTAGATGCGCCTATTGGATATATGGCTTCCTCTTTAAATCACCTAAAGGATGAGAAAAAATTCAATGAATTTTGGAAAGATGGAAAAGGGGAGATTGTCCATTTTATAGGAAAAGATATTTTGTATTTCCATGGACTCTTTTGGCCAGCGATGCTTATGGGATCTGGTTACAAAGCTCCGAATCAATTGAATGTACATGGATTCTTAACTGTGAATGGAGAAAAGATGTCCAAGTCTCGAGGAACGTTTATCAATGCTTCCACGTTTGCCAAACATTTGGATATTGAACATTTCCGTTTTTATATGGCATGTCGACTTGGATCTGGTATGGAAGATGTCGACATCTCCTTTGATGATTTTGTATCCCGTGTGAATTCCGACCTAATTGGAAATTTAGTAAACTTGGTATCAAGAGTTTCTACATCAATTTTAGACAAAATGGATCGTAAACTTGGAAGTTTATCAGTCGAAGGAAAATCCTTAGTTTCTGAATTACTGAGTAAGGAAACTGAAATCAGGGATGCCTACGAATCACGTAACTACTCTAAGGTGATGCGTGAAATCACAGGTCTTGGTGATAAAGTTAATAAATATGTGAATGACTATGCACCTTGGAACCTAATCAAAACAGATGTAGAAAAAGCAAGGGAAGTTGTCACTACCTCTCTCAATTGTGCTAAAATCCTTTTTACCTATTTGGCTCCTGTGACTCCCAAAATTGCCTTAGCAATCAAGGAATTATTCCAAGTTCCAGATTTAAATTTTTTAAATCTGTCGGAAACCATTGAAAACAAAACTCTTGGTCCTTACCAAATGTTATCGAAACGAGTTGAGGAAAAAAATATTTCACTTATGATCTCAGAAACAAAAGAAGCCTTTGAAAAATCAAATCCTAGTCCATCAAAACTGGAACCAAATAAGTCCAATACAAACGAAACAAAAGTAAATACAGTTTCCGAAGATGGATTTATTACCATCGACGAATTGTCCAAAGTGGAACTACGTGTGGGCCTTATCAAAGAAGCAAATCCTGTTGATGGAGCCGATAAACTTTTGTTTGTAAAAGTAGATTTAGGAGAAAAAGGGATCAAAAACGTATTTGCAGGAATCAAAGCAAGTTATACAGCCGAAGAGTTAGTTGGTAAAAAAGTAGTCGTTGTTGCTAATTTAAAACCACGCCAAATGAAATTTGGATTATCGGAGGCGATGTTACTTGCATCAGGTAAAGAGAAAACATTATCTTTATTTGTTCCGGATCGTGATGCAAATCCTGGTGATCTTTTGAAATAG